A part of Carettochelys insculpta isolate YL-2023 chromosome 1, ASM3395843v1, whole genome shotgun sequence genomic DNA contains:
- the LOC142007581 gene encoding olfactory receptor 52M1-like, whose product MTHSNTTDFTNPSSFILLGFPGLEAAHLWISIPFCIMYTITTLGNFTILFIVKRESSLHEPMYYFLCMLAVTDLVLSTSILPKTLSIFWFNSREIDFSACLTQMYFIHTFLVVESGIFVAMAFDRYVAICHPLRHSTILTYTVVARFGLAMVLRGAVVIVPYVLLARQWPYCRTNIIPHTHCEHMVVVKLACGDTHISSYYGLFVLFGVRGLDIAFIVVSYTQIVRAIFRLPTKDARLKTFETCGSHLCAIFLFYSSSLFSSLMHWYGHNVDLYFHIFTGNVYLLVPPMLNPIIYGVRTSQIRDRMFRFVIFQSS is encoded by the coding sequence ATGACACATTCCAACACAACCGACTTCACcaacccctcctccttcatcctctTGGGTTTTCCCGGCCTGGAGGCTGCCCAtctctggatctccatccccttctgcatcATGTACACCATAACCACCTTGGGGAACTTCACTATACTATTCATTGTGAAGAGGGAGTCGagtctccatgagcccatgtactatttcctctgcatgctggctgtcacTGACCTGGTCTTGTCCACTTCCATCCTGCCCAAAACactgagcatcttctggttcaattccagggagatcgatttcagtgcctgcctcacccagatgtactTCATTCACACCTTCCTAGTGGTGGAGTCTGGGatctttgtggccatggcttttgatcgctatgTAGCCATTTGCCATCCTCTAagacattccaccatcctgacatACACTGTGGTGGCCAGGTTTGGCCTGGCTATGGTGTTGCGAGGTGCTGTGGTGATAGTGCCCTATGTTCTTTTGGCAAGGCAATGGCCATACTGCAGAACTAACAtcatcccccacacacactgtgaaCACATGGTtgtggtgaagctggcctgtggTGACACCCACATCAGTAGTTACTATGGCCTCTTTGTGCTATTCGGTGTGAGGGGTCTAGATATTGCTTTTATTGTTGTGTCCTATACACAGATTGTCAGGGCCATCTTCAGACTCCCCACAAAGGACGCCCGGCTCAAGACTTTTGAGACCTGTGGCTCCCACCTCTGTGccatttttctcttttatagCTCATCTCTCTTCTCCTCTCTCATGCACTGGTATGGCCACAATGTGGACTTATATTTCCACATTTTTACAGGTAATGTGTACCTCCTGGTACCTCCCATGCTTAACCCCATCATCTATGGAGTGAGGACCAGCCAGATCAGGGACAGGATGTTCCGATTCGTTATTTTTCAGTCAtcctaa